From a single Alkalihalophilus pseudofirmus genomic region:
- the spoVID gene encoding stage VI sporulation protein D, translating to MTQEHPTKLSFSIEESVWLNKGQEVQEIVGMSLEPDISIEERDHHVYIKGGLRLVGEYHPAKTESGIDLEGSIEDQVAFRSVGDVSLSEDGTGKITHFFPIDVTIPISRIHNLDDVYVQIDSFDYDLPERSCIQLTADISISGMNHHQEVAKKREAPPAAQKVKKEESVDPSFAFDAKRAGSTEHLISPPQFHPEQRAKPPQKQMWQPSAFSQYGYQQPLPTEEDTEEAVEPQERVEVENHETRDYELDGQLDESEYEDAYEEAEEEQRAEEQEGADVYEEEIEVVDEGQEDVEEDMEEDMEYKVEDDRQDEVEPEAEERVEEVEEVEEQVVEEGEEIEQEIEVEAEEESVGPLTKMAARAPEPVYVEAEAEAAEAEEAEQVVAANKPREENALYLTKMLTKGEERFSKWRMCIIQPNETINTIADRYNISTSQIARMNQLTEEKVEEGQILYIPTSAKS from the coding sequence GTGACACAAGAACATCCAACGAAGCTATCGTTTTCAATTGAGGAATCAGTTTGGTTAAATAAAGGGCAAGAAGTACAGGAAATTGTAGGAATGTCGCTTGAACCAGATATCTCCATAGAGGAGAGGGACCATCATGTTTATATTAAAGGCGGTCTAAGGTTAGTCGGGGAGTACCATCCTGCAAAAACGGAATCAGGAATTGATCTTGAAGGGTCGATTGAAGACCAAGTTGCCTTTCGTTCTGTCGGTGATGTCTCACTGTCTGAGGATGGAACCGGGAAGATCACTCATTTCTTTCCTATTGACGTAACGATCCCAATCAGCAGAATTCATAATTTAGATGATGTCTATGTTCAAATCGATTCGTTCGATTATGATCTGCCTGAGAGAAGCTGCATTCAATTAACTGCAGATATAAGTATCAGCGGAATGAATCATCACCAAGAAGTTGCCAAAAAGAGAGAGGCTCCTCCTGCAGCACAAAAGGTAAAGAAAGAGGAAAGTGTAGATCCATCTTTTGCATTTGATGCAAAGCGAGCGGGTTCAACTGAACATTTAATTAGTCCGCCGCAATTTCACCCTGAACAACGAGCGAAACCCCCGCAAAAACAAATGTGGCAGCCATCAGCCTTCTCTCAATACGGTTATCAGCAGCCTCTGCCAACTGAGGAGGATACAGAAGAAGCAGTTGAGCCACAAGAGCGGGTTGAGGTGGAGAATCACGAAACCCGGGACTATGAACTCGATGGGCAGCTAGATGAATCGGAGTATGAGGACGCTTATGAAGAAGCTGAAGAGGAACAACGAGCAGAAGAGCAAGAAGGCGCTGACGTATATGAAGAAGAAATAGAAGTAGTAGATGAAGGGCAAGAAGATGTGGAAGAAGATATGGAAGAAGATATGGAATATAAGGTAGAAGATGATCGGCAAGATGAAGTTGAACCGGAGGCAGAAGAAAGAGTAGAAGAGGTAGAAGAAGTAGAAGAACAAGTGGTGGAAGAGGGAGAAGAAATTGAACAAGAGATAGAAGTAGAAGCGGAGGAAGAATCGGTTGGTCCTCTCACTAAAATGGCAGCAAGAGCGCCAGAGCCTGTTTATGTTGAAGCTGAAGCAGAAGCAGCAGAGGCAGAGGAAGCAGAGCAAGTTGTTGCAGCGAATAAACCGCGTGAAGAGAATGCATTGTATTTAACAAAAATGCTGACTAAAGGTGAAGAGCGCTTTTCTAAATGGAGAATGTGTATCATTCAACCGAATGAAACCATCAATACGATTGCTGACCGCTACAACATCAGTACGAGTCAAATTGCTCGCATGAATCAATTAACAGAAGAGAAAGTGGAAGAAGGTCAAATTCTCTATATTCCAACAAGCGCCAAGTCCTAA
- the hemL gene encoding glutamate-1-semialdehyde 2,1-aminomutase, with the protein MRSFKKSEAAFQKAKPLMPGGVNSPVRAFKSVKMDPVYMESGKGSKIYDIDGNEYIDYVLSWGPLILGHADEQVVESLKAATEKGTSFGAPSELETKLAELVIERVPSIEVVRMVNSGTEATMSALRLARGYTGRNKILKFVGCYHGHGDSLLIKAGSGVATLGLPDSPGVPESVAQNTLTVPYNDLESVKYAFEQFGDDIAGVIVEPVAGNMGVVPPEPGFLESLREITEENGTLLIFDEVMTGFRVGYNCAQGVLGVTPDLTCLGKVIGGGLPVGAYGGKREIMEQIAPAGPIYQAGTLSGNPLAMTAGYETLSQLTREDYDRFDALAAKLADGLSEAATKHGIPHSINRAGSMVGFFFTDEKVTNFEKASSSNLDYFTRYFQEMLKQGISLPPSQFEGMFLSTKHTDEDIEKTIEAAEAAFAVLK; encoded by the coding sequence ATGCGTTCGTTTAAAAAATCAGAAGCTGCATTTCAAAAAGCAAAACCATTAATGCCAGGTGGCGTAAACAGTCCTGTTCGTGCATTTAAATCAGTGAAAATGGACCCTGTTTATATGGAGAGCGGAAAAGGGTCAAAGATTTATGACATCGATGGAAATGAATACATTGATTATGTTCTTTCGTGGGGGCCGCTTATTTTAGGCCATGCAGATGAGCAAGTAGTGGAGTCGCTTAAAGCGGCTACGGAAAAAGGGACAAGCTTTGGTGCTCCGAGTGAGCTTGAAACCAAACTAGCTGAATTAGTGATTGAGCGAGTACCGTCGATTGAAGTTGTGCGTATGGTGAACTCAGGAACAGAAGCAACAATGAGTGCGCTTCGCCTTGCACGCGGCTATACAGGCCGCAACAAGATCTTGAAGTTTGTAGGCTGCTATCACGGCCACGGCGATTCCTTGTTAATTAAAGCTGGGTCGGGTGTGGCTACACTTGGTCTGCCGGATTCACCTGGAGTGCCGGAATCCGTTGCACAAAATACGTTAACGGTGCCGTATAATGATTTAGAAAGCGTGAAGTATGCGTTTGAACAATTCGGCGATGACATTGCTGGTGTAATCGTTGAGCCTGTAGCTGGCAACATGGGGGTTGTCCCTCCAGAGCCAGGATTTTTAGAATCTCTTCGTGAGATCACAGAAGAAAATGGCACGCTGTTAATTTTTGATGAAGTTATGACTGGATTCCGTGTAGGATACAACTGTGCACAAGGAGTTTTAGGCGTGACACCTGATTTAACATGCCTTGGAAAAGTTATTGGAGGCGGCCTTCCTGTAGGAGCTTACGGCGGGAAGCGAGAAATTATGGAACAAATTGCCCCGGCAGGACCAATTTATCAAGCGGGAACCCTTTCAGGAAATCCTTTAGCCATGACTGCCGGATATGAAACACTGTCACAGCTGACGCGAGAAGATTATGATCGCTTTGATGCCCTAGCAGCTAAGCTTGCAGATGGTTTATCAGAAGCAGCGACAAAACATGGCATTCCTCACTCTATTAACCGAGCGGGATCGATGGTAGGATTTTTCTTTACAGATGAGAAGGTAACGAACTTTGAAAAGGCATCCTCTTCAAACTTAGATTACTTTACTCGTTACTTCCAAGAAATGCTCAAGCAAGGCATTTCTCTTCCGCCTTCTCAATTTGAGGGTATGTTCTTATCGACAAAACATACAGATGAGGATATTGAAAAAACGATTGAAGCGGCAGAGGCAGCCTTCGCTGTCTTAAAATAA
- the hemB gene encoding porphobilinogen synthase — MKHVEFNRHRRLRNSDSVRRMVRETHVRADDLIYPIFVTEGEGVKNEVNSMPGVYQWSLDLVDREVEEVAALGIPSIIVFGVPDVKDEVGTSAYHDHGIVQKAIRQIKSNHPDLTVIADTCLCQFTDHGHCGVIEDGKILNDPTLDLLAKTAVSQAEAGADIIAPSNMMDGFVAAIRHGLDEAGYHDVPIMAYSVKYASAFYGPFRDAAHSSPKFGDRKTYQMDPANRLEALREAQSDMEEGADFLIVKPALSYLDVIREVKDHSGYPVVAYNVSGEYSMVKAASQNGWVDEKAIVLEKMMSMKRAGADLILTYHAKDVAGWLQETK; from the coding sequence ATGAAGCATGTAGAATTTAATCGTCACCGCCGTCTGCGCAATTCAGATAGTGTTCGCCGCATGGTTCGAGAAACACATGTAAGAGCAGATGATCTCATTTACCCAATTTTTGTTACAGAGGGCGAAGGTGTTAAGAACGAAGTAAACTCAATGCCTGGTGTCTATCAGTGGTCACTTGATCTTGTTGATCGAGAAGTAGAGGAAGTAGCAGCCCTTGGCATCCCGTCGATCATCGTGTTTGGTGTGCCAGATGTAAAAGATGAAGTCGGCACATCTGCTTATCATGATCACGGAATCGTCCAAAAAGCGATTCGTCAAATTAAATCAAACCATCCAGATTTGACTGTCATTGCGGATACTTGTCTGTGCCAATTTACAGATCATGGCCATTGCGGAGTGATTGAAGATGGGAAGATCTTAAATGATCCAACTCTGGATTTACTAGCCAAAACGGCTGTTTCACAAGCAGAGGCAGGAGCAGATATTATTGCACCTTCTAATATGATGGACGGGTTCGTTGCAGCGATCCGCCACGGACTAGATGAAGCAGGGTACCATGATGTACCGATCATGGCTTACTCCGTTAAATACGCTTCAGCATTTTACGGACCTTTCCGTGACGCAGCTCACAGTTCACCTAAGTTCGGAGACCGTAAAACGTATCAAATGGACCCTGCAAACAGACTAGAAGCCCTGCGTGAGGCACAGTCTGATATGGAAGAAGGAGCAGATTTTCTCATTGTTAAACCGGCCCTTTCTTATTTAGATGTGATTCGTGAAGTGAAAGACCATTCAGGCTATCCTGTAGTTGCGTATAATGTTAGCGGGGAATACTCGATGGTTAAAGCAGCCAGTCAAAACGGCTGGGTGGATGAGAAAGCCATTGTTCTAGAGAAGATGATGAGCATGAAGCGTGCTGGAGCTGACCTTATTTTAACGTACCATGCAAAAGATGTGGCGGGCTGGCTTCAAGAAACGAAGTAA
- a CDS encoding uroporphyrinogen-III synthase, which yields MTTNALSGKHVLVTRAKDQAEPFINKIEEAGGISHIIPLLLFQPVKSDQLEKAITYINEFDWLVFTSANGVRFFLEEFKKRHLPSSLKARIAVVGEKTEAVLDEYGLKADLLPDRYVAEDLAVTLTTHITAGEKILMPRGNLGRTLLPKELEKAGIEVSDLTIYETVCPPEAKDQFRAFIKSGQAIDVITFTSSSAVRHFAQVLLELRIEEPFKDAKIACIGPIAEKTATEYHLNVDITASTYTIEGLIEAIITYYKEAKKV from the coding sequence ATGACTACAAATGCACTGTCGGGTAAACATGTCCTTGTAACACGTGCAAAAGATCAAGCTGAACCATTTATTAACAAAATCGAGGAGGCAGGCGGAATTTCTCATATAATTCCGCTTCTCTTATTTCAGCCAGTCAAGAGTGATCAGCTTGAGAAAGCCATTACGTACATAAATGAATTTGATTGGCTTGTGTTTACTAGCGCGAACGGGGTACGTTTCTTCTTAGAGGAATTTAAAAAAAGGCATTTACCATCCTCATTGAAAGCACGTATTGCGGTAGTAGGTGAAAAAACAGAAGCCGTATTAGATGAATACGGATTAAAAGCAGATCTGCTGCCTGACCGTTATGTAGCAGAAGATTTAGCAGTAACATTAACCACACATATCACTGCTGGTGAGAAGATTCTAATGCCTAGAGGAAACCTAGGACGCACTCTATTGCCAAAAGAGCTCGAAAAGGCTGGGATTGAAGTTTCAGACCTTACCATATACGAAACGGTCTGTCCGCCTGAAGCTAAAGATCAGTTTAGAGCTTTTATAAAAAGCGGCCAGGCTATAGATGTCATTACGTTTACAAGCTCATCTGCGGTTAGACATTTTGCTCAGGTTCTTCTTGAGCTTAGAATAGAAGAGCCTTTTAAGGATGCTAAGATTGCTTGTATTGGTCCGATTGCAGAAAAAACGGCAACAGAGTATCATTTAAACGTAGATATAACAGCTAGTACATACACAATAGAAGGTTTAATTGAAGCGATCATTACCTATTATAAGGAGGCCAAAAAGGTATGA
- the hemC gene encoding hydroxymethylbilane synthase yields MRTIVIGSRRSNLALTQTDWVINQLKKKEVPYNFEVKKIVTKGDRILDVTLSKVGGKGLFVKEIEQALENKEIDIAVHSMKDVPSVMPEGFSLAAITKREDARDAFISLDHIKLKDLPSGAIVGTSSLRRSAQLLAERPDLEVKWIRGNVETRLRKLKEEDFSAIILAAAGLNRLGYSEELVTEYLEPEMCVPAVGQGALGLECRSDDQEVIELIQKLNDEATALTVTAERTFLHKMEGGCQVPIAGYATMQEGGQVSLTALVGSPDGKTILKDTVVGQDPVKVGEEVSERLLEKGAKEILDKVKRELDA; encoded by the coding sequence ATGCGTACGATTGTTATTGGTTCACGCCGCAGTAATTTAGCATTAACCCAAACAGATTGGGTTATCAATCAATTAAAGAAAAAAGAAGTGCCTTACAACTTTGAAGTGAAGAAGATTGTCACAAAAGGAGATCGAATTCTTGATGTGACTCTCTCAAAAGTAGGCGGAAAAGGTCTATTTGTAAAAGAGATTGAGCAGGCACTTGAAAATAAAGAGATTGACATTGCTGTACACTCTATGAAGGATGTCCCGTCTGTTATGCCAGAAGGCTTTTCATTAGCAGCAATTACTAAACGTGAAGATGCACGTGATGCATTTATTTCTCTTGATCATATTAAATTAAAAGACTTGCCTAGCGGGGCGATTGTTGGGACAAGCAGCCTTCGTCGTTCTGCTCAGTTGTTAGCAGAGCGTCCTGACCTAGAGGTGAAATGGATCAGAGGGAATGTTGAAACTCGTTTACGTAAATTAAAAGAAGAGGATTTCTCTGCAATTATTTTAGCAGCAGCTGGACTTAATCGTTTAGGCTACTCAGAGGAGCTAGTAACGGAGTATTTAGAGCCTGAAATGTGTGTACCTGCTGTAGGTCAAGGGGCACTAGGACTTGAGTGCCGCAGTGATGACCAAGAAGTGATTGAGTTAATTCAAAAGTTAAATGATGAAGCAACAGCTCTTACAGTTACAGCAGAGCGAACGTTCTTGCACAAGATGGAAGGCGGGTGCCAAGTACCGATTGCGGGATATGCAACGATGCAGGAAGGCGGGCAGGTTTCTCTTACAGCACTAGTGGGCTCGCCTGATGGTAAGACGATCCTAAAAGACACTGTAGTTGGACAGGATCCTGTCAAAGTGGGCGAAGAAGTCTCAGAGCGCCTTCTTGAAAAAGGGGCTAAAGAAATTTTAGATAAAGTAAAACGTGAGCTGGACGCATAA
- a CDS encoding cytochrome C assembly family protein: MNWIYPLTIVLYSLSVFGYFIDFLQQNRKVNRLAFWLLSIVWVLQTVYFVYRAFELNRLPLITPFEGLFFYAWVVVSLSLLINWYFRVDFLVFFTNVIGFSMMAFSLFVGDSGIPESLYTLLVSELLIIHITIILLSYAAFTLSFAFSIMYVIQHQMLKKKLWGKRLVRFGSLTNLDTLANRMTIFAFPFFLIGLILGFVWAYSQFGFIPLMDAKVISSLIVLAAYAVYLYQRAVHYVRGYNMALLNIACFLLLLINYFLSGQYSEFHLWV; encoded by the coding sequence ATGAATTGGATTTATCCATTAACGATTGTTTTATATAGTTTAAGTGTATTTGGCTATTTTATTGATTTCTTACAGCAAAACCGGAAAGTCAATCGACTGGCTTTCTGGTTGCTTTCTATAGTATGGGTCTTGCAAACGGTGTATTTCGTGTACCGAGCATTTGAGTTAAATCGATTGCCGTTAATTACCCCGTTTGAAGGGCTCTTTTTTTATGCATGGGTTGTTGTTAGTTTATCGTTGTTAATCAACTGGTACTTTAGAGTCGATTTTCTTGTGTTCTTCACCAATGTGATTGGCTTTAGTATGATGGCATTCAGTTTATTTGTAGGAGACAGCGGGATCCCAGAATCTCTTTACACGCTGCTTGTATCTGAGCTGTTAATTATTCATATTACCATTATACTTCTGTCGTATGCAGCTTTTACTTTATCATTTGCTTTTTCTATTATGTATGTTATCCAACATCAAATGCTGAAGAAAAAACTGTGGGGAAAACGGTTAGTGCGGTTTGGTTCCTTAACAAATCTTGATACACTCGCTAATCGAATGACGATCTTTGCTTTCCCATTTTTTTTAATTGGCTTAATCCTCGGTTTTGTGTGGGCGTACAGTCAGTTTGGCTTTATTCCATTAATGGATGCAAAAGTCATCAGCTCATTGATCGTGTTAGCGGCTTATGCGGTTTATCTCTATCAGCGAGCTGTTCACTACGTGCGAGGATACAATATGGCATTGCTAAATATAGCATGCTTTTTATTACTATTAATTAACTATTTCTTATCTGGTCAATATTCAGAGTTTCATTTATGGGTGTAA
- the hemA gene encoding glutamyl-tRNA reductase: MHIIVVGLNYKTAPVEMREKFAFQEAEMPIALNQLRNMKSILECTIISTCNRTEIYVVADQLHTGRHFTKTFLADWFQLSKDEVSPYLDIREDHHAIEHLFRVACGLDSMILGETQILGQVRDSFLLAQKEQATGTIFNHLFKQAVTLAKRAHSGTEIGQHAVSVSYAAVELGKNIFGDFTGKHVLILGAGKMSELTAKHLHANGAEKITVINRTEARAAELAARFLGQARPFEQLQEALVDADILISSTGARDFVVSKDMMAQTLKKRKGSPLFMVDIAVPRDLDPALAELDDVYLYDIDDLQNIVEANLEERKREAEKIELMVEMEIDEFKSWLNTLGVVPIITALRTKALAVQAETMESIERKLPDLTEREKKVLRKHTKSIVNQLLRDPVTRVKELAGEPGSDDALELFTKIFALEDELEAHEREVRVREAEQQWEAQKKEYAAISKEQDAVVRS, from the coding sequence ATGCATATTATAGTTGTTGGTTTAAATTATAAAACAGCCCCAGTTGAGATGCGTGAGAAGTTTGCCTTTCAAGAAGCTGAAATGCCAATTGCTCTTAATCAATTACGTAATATGAAGAGTATTTTAGAGTGCACGATTATCTCTACGTGCAATCGAACGGAAATTTACGTAGTGGCTGACCAGCTTCATACAGGACGTCATTTCACGAAAACCTTCCTTGCAGATTGGTTTCAATTATCTAAAGACGAAGTGTCTCCGTATTTAGATATTCGTGAAGACCATCATGCGATTGAGCATTTATTTAGAGTCGCATGTGGACTAGATTCTATGATCTTAGGAGAAACGCAGATTCTAGGACAGGTTCGAGACAGCTTCCTCTTAGCGCAAAAAGAACAAGCAACTGGAACGATTTTTAATCATTTATTTAAGCAGGCAGTAACATTAGCCAAGCGTGCACATTCTGGTACAGAGATCGGACAACATGCAGTATCAGTCAGCTACGCAGCTGTCGAGCTTGGTAAAAATATATTCGGGGATTTTACCGGCAAGCATGTTCTTATTTTAGGGGCCGGTAAAATGAGTGAGTTAACTGCAAAGCATTTGCATGCGAACGGGGCAGAGAAGATTACGGTTATTAACCGTACAGAAGCTCGTGCCGCGGAACTTGCTGCTCGTTTTCTCGGACAAGCAAGACCTTTTGAACAGCTTCAAGAGGCGCTCGTTGATGCTGATATCTTAATCAGCTCAACGGGAGCTCGTGATTTTGTTGTGTCTAAAGACATGATGGCTCAAACATTGAAAAAGCGTAAAGGCAGTCCGCTGTTTATGGTGGATATTGCTGTTCCACGTGATCTTGATCCTGCCTTAGCAGAGCTTGATGATGTGTATTTATATGATATTGATGATCTTCAAAATATCGTAGAGGCTAACTTAGAAGAGCGTAAGCGCGAAGCTGAAAAAATTGAGCTTATGGTTGAAATGGAAATTGATGAATTTAAATCTTGGCTTAATACGTTAGGAGTTGTGCCGATTATCACGGCTCTTCGTACAAAAGCGCTTGCAGTACAAGCGGAAACGATGGAGAGTATTGAGCGCAAGCTGCCTGATTTAACAGAGCGTGAGAAGAAAGTTCTGCGTAAGCATACGAAAAGTATTGTTAATCAACTGCTAAGAGACCCTGTTACAAGAGTAAAGGAACTTGCAGGTGAGCCTGGTTCTGATGATGCGCTTGAGTTATTTACTAAGATCTTTGCGTTAGAAGATGAGCTTGAAGCTCATGAGCGTGAGGTTCGTGTGCGCGAGGCTGAGCAGCAGTGGGAAGCACAGAAGAAAGAGTATGCAGCCATTTCAAAAGAGCAAGATGCAGTCGTTCGCTCCTAA
- a CDS encoding LiaI-LiaF-like domain-containing protein yields MKQQRIVKPKRIFPGVLLIGLGLYFLVNQYQFPYKEQLASWPSILVIIGVAFLLQATLGKETHSLFPGLLLTGLGVHFHGLALLPSWPDHWGMYTLIVGISFLIVYIRTKKEGLIPGLLLTVIAIIGFMSFNPLEAIESTTQSTIGSIPTILLDLWPFVLIILGVVFILKRK; encoded by the coding sequence ATGAAGCAGCAACGAATCGTAAAGCCGAAAAGAATCTTTCCTGGAGTATTACTTATTGGACTTGGGCTCTATTTTCTCGTGAATCAATATCAATTCCCTTATAAAGAACAGCTAGCAAGCTGGCCGTCGATATTAGTCATCATAGGGGTTGCCTTCTTACTGCAGGCCACGCTCGGAAAAGAAACTCATTCCTTATTCCCTGGCCTCTTATTAACCGGCTTAGGGGTTCATTTTCACGGACTAGCTCTTCTTCCATCATGGCCCGATCATTGGGGAATGTATACTCTCATTGTCGGCATTTCTTTTTTAATCGTCTATATCCGCACAAAAAAAGAAGGGTTGATCCCAGGTCTCCTTCTCACGGTTATTGCCATCATTGGTTTTATGTCATTTAACCCACTCGAGGCTATTGAGTCAACCACTCAATCAACCATCGGATCAATACCAACCATTTTACTAGATTTATGGCCTTTTGTCCTGATTATTCTTGGCGTTGTCTTTATTTTAAAACGAAAGTAA
- the yihA gene encoding ribosome biogenesis GTP-binding protein YihA/YsxC: MKVTKAELFTVAVKPEQYPNTPLPEIALAGRSNVGKSSFINKMINRKSLARTSQRPGKTQTLNFYAINEQLHFVDVPGYGFAKVSKKEREAWGKMIETYIQQREQLRAVVQLIDVRHKPTEDDKLMYEWLKHFDIPVIVIATKCDKIPKGKWQKHLKVISEELSKHEEDPLLLFSSESGHGKEQAWKTIMHYATR; this comes from the coding sequence ATGAAAGTAACAAAAGCAGAATTATTTACAGTCGCTGTAAAACCTGAGCAATATCCTAATACACCGTTACCGGAGATTGCTTTAGCAGGGCGTTCAAATGTAGGAAAGTCCTCTTTTATTAATAAGATGATCAACCGCAAAAGCCTTGCTCGTACATCGCAGCGGCCTGGTAAAACACAAACGTTAAATTTTTATGCGATTAATGAGCAGCTCCATTTTGTAGATGTTCCGGGATACGGGTTTGCAAAGGTGTCGAAAAAAGAACGTGAAGCATGGGGAAAGATGATTGAAACGTACATCCAGCAACGTGAACAGCTCCGCGCTGTTGTTCAGTTAATTGATGTTCGTCATAAGCCAACAGAAGATGATAAGCTCATGTATGAGTGGTTAAAGCATTTTGACATTCCCGTAATTGTCATTGCAACGAAATGCGATAAAATTCCTAAAGGCAAGTGGCAAAAGCATTTGAAGGTCATCTCAGAAGAATTGTCAAAGCATGAGGAAGACCCGCTGCTATTATTCTCATCTGAATCAGGTCATGGGAAAGAACAAGCATGGAAAACAATTATGCATTACGCAACGAGATAA